Part of the Sporomusa termitida genome, AGCAGCAAGCGCGCTCAAGCCGCCGCTAATAACCCGGCCAATACCGGCAGAAGGGCCAAAGTCCCCGGCCAGTTCCCGGGCACGCCAGCGGTCCAGCTGCCAGATCATGGCCAGCACCGGGAAAATAATAGCACTGGCCAAACCGACCGCTTGCCGGCTTAGGGTGCCGCCGCCGCTCAGCACCGGGAATATCAGTACTACTGCCAGCAGCGCCACCAGGGCGTACTGCCAGCGGGCAGCAAAAGGAATAATCAGGGATAAGAAAAGCACCCCGGCCGCTGTCGCTCCAAGCACAATAACAGCAATTAGCCATGGTGCCGGAAAGTAGGGCGTAAAGGTCGTTGCCTTCCCGATAGTGAAGCCTGCTGCCGTCAGTTCCGCCTTGACACCAGCCACATAGTCAAGATTCGTTTCCAGCAGGGTCTTGCCCGGCTCAGGCTTATCATACTTGCGCATCAGATTGATCCGGATATTGCGTTCCTGGTCGGTGACCGTCCAGCGGCGAATCGCCTCAGCCGCTTTAAGTTTAGGCTGCTCATCCTTAGGGATGGTGTACACCCGGGCGGCCTGATAGTTATTGGCGGCAGCCAGTTCAGTCAGACCCTCCTGTTTAAAAAACTGTAATTGCAGCGGGTGTTCGATCATCGCCAGGGTGAGCCGGCGTTCTTTAAAATGCCTGGCAGTAAGCGGCAGCAAATCAGGATAGCCTAAGACTTCATCACCCACGAAAATCATGGCACTCAGATTTTTTATGCCGGCTAAACGGCCGAATACGGCATTGACATCAGCCGGGGTCACCTTGGTATAGTTAGTCGGCCGGGGCACTACATAAAAGCCAAGCTCGTCAACCTTAGCCAGTTCATCGGCCGGCAAGCCCAAATTCCATTTGACTGCTTTCTCAAAATTGGCTTTGGCGGCCAGCACCGGCCGGTCCCCGCCGGCCAGTAAGGTAACCCGGCCCGGCCCCAGGCGGCGTTCCAGATCGCTCTGGACTTCGGCGAAAACCTTGGTATCCTGCCCGGCCACATACACGTCTTCCGCTGCAATCCTGCCCTCGGCCAGCAAATTTTGCCAGAACGGGTCTGTAAGCGTACCCGTACGATTCTGGTGGAGAATATCCGCACCGGGCAGTGCTGTTACCTTGCCGTTCTTATTAAGCTTTTCCAGAGTGGTTTCATATACCGCCAGGGAGGTAATGCCGGCGGCCTTAAACCGGGCCAGCAGGCTGTCAGCTTGAATACCTTCAATTTGGGCCAGTTCCACAAGGTCTTCATACTCCATGACCAGTTCCACAGTGGAATTCGCCTGTTCCACCTGGTAACGCTGCCAGGCAACTACCCCGGCCGCCAACAGCCCGATGATGATGAGGCCGATTAACAGCTTATTATATGTAAAGGTTGTCAAAATCTCTCCACCCTTTTTGAAACTGCCAGCTACCTGCGGTTTCAATTGAATTACCAGATACTAGGGCCGATTATCTGTATAGATAGTCACTTGTCCCTGTTCAATAACAATATCACGCACATTAACGCCAAATGGCAGTTTTTTGAGATCAAGCAGCGACACCTCGGTCAGCAGTGAGCCGCCGATATTACCGACAGGGGTATTATTCAGCCAAAACCGGTCGGCCACAAAATTAATGCTGCGCTGCTCCCGGTCACCGGTAATCCGGCCTTCCAGCTTGATATCAACCCGGGCAATCCCCCCCAGGGTCAGGGCGCTGTCAACCTCCACCTTACCGGGGGAAAGGGTAACAGCGGCATTTTTGACACCTTTTACCGCGCTATTCAAAAATGCCGCCAGTTCCTCCTGCGTAATGGTGGTCGTAATTACGGCATCATCAACCTGCCGGAGCACCAGGGCCCGTTTCGTCAGCAGGGACGTCATATCGACAGCAACACCGGTTAAGACAATATGCATATTCCGCAAGGTAAGCTTGCCGGTCTTAACGTCGCTGACGTCCGCCGACACCCGGTCAAACGTACCGCCCAGCATGAAGACAG contains:
- a CDS encoding LmeA family phospholipid-binding protein; the encoded protein is MKRLTTIILFFTMVLAAVEIVLPKVVSDAVALGLRDLTGSRQVVAKVEKSPAVFMLGGTFDRVSADVSDVKTGKLTLRNMHIVLTGVAVDMTSLLTKRALVLRQVDDAVITTTITQEELAAFLNSAVKGVKNAAVTLSPGKVEVDSALTLGGIARVDIKLEGRITGDREQRSINFVADRFWLNNTPVGNIGGSLLTEVSLLDLKKLPFGVNVRDIVIEQGQVTIYTDNRP
- a CDS encoding DUF5693 family protein; its protein translation is MTTFTYNKLLIGLIIIGLLAAGVVAWQRYQVEQANSTVELVMEYEDLVELAQIEGIQADSLLARFKAAGITSLAVYETTLEKLNKNGKVTALPGADILHQNRTGTLTDPFWQNLLAEGRIAAEDVYVAGQDTKVFAEVQSDLERRLGPGRVTLLAGGDRPVLAAKANFEKAVKWNLGLPADELAKVDELGFYVVPRPTNYTKVTPADVNAVFGRLAGIKNLSAMIFVGDEVLGYPDLLPLTARHFKERRLTLAMIEHPLQLQFFKQEGLTELAAANNYQAARVYTIPKDEQPKLKAAEAIRRWTVTDQERNIRINLMRKYDKPEPGKTLLETNLDYVAGVKAELTAAGFTIGKATTFTPYFPAPWLIAVIVLGATAAGVLFLSLIIPFAARWQYALVALLAVVLIFPVLSGGGTLSRQAVGLASAIIFPVLAMIWQLDRWRARELAGDFGPSAGIGRVISGGLSALAATTLLSLAGGLYLGAVLSDVRFFLEMEIFRGVKLTFVAPLILVAVAYLARYNLFEQVWSADARGLWRQVVTILNYPVTMKALLFVGAAAFAAWVFIGRSGHTAGVPVPTAELKLRALLEQLMYARPRGKEFLIGHPAFLLAAMAIWHQWPRFFQFIFVIAATIAQGSLVETFAHLRTPIFMSVIRGLDGLLLGAVIGTAAVVGVYILQVVIARLGRSPAANE